One Cololabis saira isolate AMF1-May2022 chromosome 12, fColSai1.1, whole genome shotgun sequence DNA window includes the following coding sequences:
- the tfcp2 gene encoding transcription factor CP2, with protein sequence MAWALKLPLTDEVIESGLVQDFDASLSGIGQELGAGAYSMSDVLALPIFKQEESNLPSETENKILPFQYVLCAATSPAVKLHDETLTYLNQGQSYEIRMLDDRKIGELPEITGKLVKSIIRVVFHDRRLQYTEHQQLEGWRWNRPGDRILDLDIPMSVGIIDPRANPTQLNTVEFLWDPLKRTSVFIQVHCISTEFTMRKHGGEKGVPFRVQIDTFKENESGEYTEHLHSASCQVKVFKPKGADRKQKTDREKMEKRAPQEKEKYQPSYETTILTECSPWPEVTYVSNSPSPAFNNTHNNFPVAEGNGSPTHQPEPVVPVADNLLATATPQDAQQWLHRNRFSPFCRLFTNFSGADLLKLTREDVIQICGPADGIRLFNALKGRVVRPRLTIYVCQESQQSREQQPKHENGEGAANTFFVYHAIYLEELTAVELTEKLAQLFSISPRQIHQIFKQGPTGIHVLVSDEMIQNFQDEVCFVLDTMKDDTSDGYHIILK encoded by the exons CGATGTGCTCGCCCTCCCCATCTTCAAACAGGAGGAGTCCAACCTGCCGTCAGAGACTGAAAACAAGATCCTTCCCTTTCAGTATGTTCTGTGTGCAGCTACCTCGCCCGCCGTTAAACTGCACGATGAAACGCTTACCTACCTCAACCAAG GACAATCCTATGAAATTAGAATGCTTGACGATCGGAAGATTGGGGAACTTCCTGAAATCACTGGTAAATTGGTGAAG AGTATTATCCGTGTGGTGTTTCATGACCGGCGGCTTCAGTACACGGAGCACCAGCAGCTGGAGGGCTGGCGCTGGAACCGGCCCGGGGATCGCATCCTGGATCTAG ATATCCCCATGTCAGTGGGCATCATCGACCCCAGGGCAAACCCCACTCAGCTCAACACTGTGGAGTTCCTATGGGATCCGCTGAAGAGAACCTCTGTTTTTATCCAG GTTCACTGCATCAGCACAGAGTTCACCATGCGCAAGCACGGAGGAGAGAAGGGCGTCCCTTTCCGCGTCCAGATCGACACGTTTAAAGAGAACGAGAGCGGCGAGTACACGGAGCATCTCCACTCCGCCTCATGCCAAGTCAAAGTCTTCAAG CCCAAAGGTGCGGACAGAAAACAGAAGACGGACCGGGAGAAGATGGAGAAGAGGGCGCCGCAGGAGAAGGAGAAGTACCAGCCATCCTATGAAACCACAATCCTCACCGAG TGCTCTCCTTGGCCTGAGGTCACATACGTCAGCAACTCTCCATCTCCTGCCTTCAATAACACACACAATAACTTCCCGGTTGCTGAAGG GAATGGATCCCCAACCCATCAGCCGGAGCCCGTTGTTCCGGTGGCAGAT aACTTGTTAGCGACAGCGACGCCGCAGGACGCGCAGCAGTGGCTGCACAGGAACCGCTTCTCCCCCTTCTGTCGCCTCTTCACCAACTTCTCAG GGGCAGACCTGTTGAAGCTAACCAGAGAGGATGTTATTCAGATATGTGGGCCAGCTGATGGTATAAGACTTTTTAATGCACTAAAGGGACG GGTGGTTCGTCCGAGGCTGACCATATACGTTTGCCAGGAATCTCAGCAGTCTCGGGAACAACAACCAAAGCACGAAAATGGAGAGGGTGCTGCCAACACTTTCTTCG TATATCATGCCATCTACCTGGAGGAGCTCACAGCGGTGGAGCTGACGGAGAAGCTCGCCCAGCTCTTCAGCATCTCCCCGCGACAGATCCATCAGATCTTTAAACAGGGTCCCACTGGCATCCATGTGCTGGTTAGTGACGAG ATGATTCAGAACTTTCAAGATGAAGTATGTTTTGTTTTGGACACTATGAAAG ACGACACGAGTGACGGCTACCACATCATCTTGAAGTGA